The Sporomusa termitida genome has a window encoding:
- a CDS encoding amino acid permease — translation MSLFRKKNIAELIRTSEKNGLRKTLGATDLVLLGIGCIIGTGIFVLTGVAAAKYAGPGIMLSFVLSGLACAFAALAYSELSAMVPVTGSAYTFAYVSMGEVVAFAVGWALICEYTIGSAAVAAGWSGYMVGLLKSAGIDLPTAWTAVPADGGILNVPAIVITAFLTYLLMLGTRESARLNKILVFIKLACIGFFLFMATPHVDPLNWQPFLPFGWGGVATGAAIVFFAYIGFDTVSTAAEECKNPNRDVPIGIVGSLVICTVLYIAVAAVLTGVVPYSSLNNSEPVAYALRAIGMNFGSALVALGAICGITTVLLVFMYGQTRVFLAMARDGMIPQSLVKIHPKYNTPHVITIIAGSVVAVLSGLLPINIIAELCNMGTLFAFILVSIGVGVLRRTQPDVHRPFRCPAVSVVVPLAVLLCGYLMMNLPVETLTFFGVWYIIGMIVYFTYSRKNSTMASKPAEGSSDD, via the coding sequence ATGAGTCTGTTTCGTAAAAAAAATATTGCGGAACTAATCCGGACCAGCGAGAAAAATGGGTTGAGGAAGACGCTGGGGGCGACCGACCTGGTTTTATTAGGCATCGGCTGTATCATTGGCACCGGGATTTTTGTGCTTACCGGGGTTGCTGCGGCCAAATACGCCGGGCCCGGCATCATGCTGTCTTTTGTTTTGTCCGGTCTGGCCTGCGCTTTTGCCGCCTTAGCCTATTCCGAGCTATCCGCCATGGTGCCGGTTACCGGCAGTGCTTATACGTTTGCTTATGTGTCCATGGGGGAGGTGGTGGCCTTTGCGGTCGGCTGGGCGCTGATTTGCGAATACACGATCGGCTCGGCGGCGGTAGCAGCCGGCTGGTCAGGTTATATGGTCGGGCTGCTCAAGTCGGCCGGCATTGACTTGCCTACGGCCTGGACGGCGGTCCCGGCTGACGGCGGTATCCTGAATGTCCCGGCGATTGTAATTACTGCTTTCCTTACTTACTTATTAATGCTGGGAACCAGAGAGAGCGCCAGGCTCAACAAAATTCTGGTATTTATCAAATTAGCCTGTATCGGTTTTTTCCTGTTTATGGCCACGCCTCATGTTGACCCGTTAAACTGGCAGCCGTTTCTGCCTTTCGGCTGGGGCGGTGTGGCCACCGGGGCCGCCATCGTCTTTTTTGCTTATATCGGCTTTGATACTGTATCCACTGCTGCGGAGGAATGCAAAAATCCCAACCGGGATGTGCCGATCGGCATTGTCGGTTCGCTGGTTATCTGCACCGTGCTGTATATTGCCGTTGCGGCTGTCCTGACCGGGGTTGTGCCTTACTCCAGCCTGAACAACAGCGAACCGGTGGCTTATGCCTTGCGGGCCATTGGGATGAACTTCGGCAGTGCTCTTGTGGCCCTGGGGGCCATTTGCGGCATTACCACAGTACTATTGGTCTTTATGTATGGCCAGACCCGGGTGTTCCTGGCGATGGCCCGTGACGGCATGATTCCGCAAAGTCTGGTGAAGATTCACCCTAAATATAACACCCCGCATGTGATTACAATAATTGCCGGGTCCGTAGTGGCGGTGCTGAGCGGTTTGCTGCCGATCAACATTATTGCCGAGCTCTGCAATATGGGCACCCTTTTTGCCTTTATTCTGGTCTCCATCGGCGTAGGGGTGCTCCGCCGGACCCAGCCTGATGTACACAGACCTTTCCGCTGCCCGGCCGTTAGCGTGGTTGTGCCGCTGGCCGTGCTGCTGTGCGGGTACCTTATGATGAATTTGCCGGTAGAAACCCTGACCTTCTTTGGGGTCTGGTATATAATCGGCATGATCGTGTATTTTACCTATAGCCGCAAAAACAGTACGATGGCCTCAAAACCTGCTGAGGGTTCGTCAGATGACTAA
- a CDS encoding Glu/Leu/Phe/Val family dehydrogenase, translated as MGIFTRMEQHGYEQLVFCHDPASGLKAIICIHDTTLGPALGGTRMWHYECEEEAITDVVRLARGMTYKNAAAGLNIGGGKAVIIGNSKTDKSEALFRAFGRFVQSLNGRYITSEDVGTAVEDMDYIHIETAHVVGRGVADPSPVTAYGTWKGMKACAAEVWGTDSLQGKTVAVQGLGHVGYTLCQHLHDEGAKLIVTDISEENVSRIVADFSARAVAPHEIYGVACDIFAPCALGAVINDETLPRLQCRVIAGAANNQLQETRHGDILQERGILYAPDFIINAGGVINVADELQQGGYNRERALRKVDGIYNNIEQVIAISKREGIPTYKAADILAEARIAVIGKVKKTLLP; from the coding sequence ATGGGAATTTTTACAAGGATGGAGCAGCATGGGTACGAACAACTGGTGTTTTGCCACGATCCGGCTTCCGGCTTAAAAGCCATTATTTGCATCCACGATACCACGCTGGGGCCGGCGCTGGGCGGCACCCGGATGTGGCATTATGAATGTGAGGAAGAGGCCATCACCGATGTGGTGCGCCTGGCCAGAGGCATGACCTATAAGAATGCAGCCGCCGGGCTTAATATCGGCGGCGGCAAAGCAGTGATTATCGGCAATTCCAAAACCGATAAAAGTGAGGCCTTATTCCGGGCCTTTGGCCGTTTCGTCCAGAGTCTGAACGGGCGGTATATTACCTCGGAAGACGTCGGCACCGCCGTCGAAGACATGGATTATATCCACATCGAAACCGCCCATGTGGTTGGCCGGGGTGTGGCTGATCCCTCACCTGTTACCGCCTATGGTACCTGGAAAGGGATGAAAGCCTGTGCCGCCGAGGTGTGGGGAACCGATTCCCTGCAGGGGAAAACTGTGGCGGTTCAGGGACTGGGGCATGTGGGCTATACCCTTTGCCAGCATCTTCATGACGAAGGAGCCAAGCTGATTGTGACCGATATCAGTGAGGAGAATGTCAGCCGGATTGTTGCCGATTTTAGCGCCCGGGCCGTTGCTCCGCATGAGATCTACGGGGTTGCCTGCGATATCTTTGCCCCCTGTGCCCTGGGGGCTGTAATCAATGATGAAACCCTGCCCCGGTTACAATGCCGGGTTATTGCCGGGGCTGCCAACAATCAGCTGCAGGAAACGCGCCATGGTGATATTCTGCAGGAGCGGGGAATTCTGTATGCGCCTGATTTTATTATTAATGCCGGGGGCGTTATCAATGTGGCCGATGAACTGCAGCAAGGCGGTTATAACCGTGAGCGGGCCCTGCGCAAGGTAGACGGTATTTACAATAATATCGAGCAGGTCATTGCTATCTCCAAACGCGAAGGGATTCCGACCTATAAAGCGGCCGACATTTTGGCAGAGGCCCGGATTGCCGTGATCGGCAAGGTGAAAAAAACGCTATTACCATAG